The proteins below come from a single Brevundimonas sp. LM2 genomic window:
- a CDS encoding FkbM family methyltransferase, protein MRTPTKKYALKHLQQRGIPVGTVLDVGVLHGTPELVDAFPGHHHVLFEPVREFYPFIARAYEYVEHTLVEVAVSDTTGTVTLSLATVIDGMDVSHARVAEAGKEGQREVAATTLDDYLAGNTTLAKPYLLKVDVDGHELSILKGARQSLADCSVIIVEVQLDNLKARTDFLIANGFQIYDVVDLCYYGGQLAQFDVVFVNVEAAKAAKANLYEDGPFDYSKWVTYEG, encoded by the coding sequence ATGCGAACGCCAACCAAGAAGTACGCGTTAAAACACCTGCAGCAGCGGGGTATCCCCGTCGGAACTGTGCTCGATGTCGGCGTGCTACACGGGACGCCCGAACTGGTCGACGCCTTCCCTGGCCATCACCACGTTCTGTTCGAGCCCGTCCGCGAGTTTTACCCGTTCATCGCGCGAGCGTACGAGTATGTGGAGCACACCCTCGTTGAGGTCGCCGTTTCGGACACGACTGGAACAGTGACCTTGAGCCTCGCCACCGTCATCGACGGTATGGACGTATCTCACGCACGCGTCGCCGAAGCTGGCAAAGAAGGACAGCGGGAAGTCGCCGCAACCACGCTGGACGACTATCTTGCAGGCAACACCACGCTCGCCAAGCCTTACCTATTAAAGGTCGATGTCGACGGCCACGAACTCAGCATCTTAAAGGGAGCGCGGCAATCGCTCGCGGATTGCTCGGTTATCATCGTCGAGGTGCAGCTCGATAACCTCAAAGCTCGAACTGACTTCCTGATCGCGAACGGCTTCCAGATCTACGACGTGGTCGACCTCTGCTACTACGGCGGCCAGTTGGCTCAGTTCGACGTGGTCTTCGTCAACGTCGAGGCCGCCAAGGCTGCGAAGGCTAACCTCTATGAGGACGGGCCGTTCGACTATTCGAAATGGGTGACCTACGAGGGGTAG
- a CDS encoding arginine N-succinyltransferase translates to MLVIRPAGPDDLDHLLELAILSGPGFTSLPEDPDQLSERLDLSRDSFAGALDPQARWYTLMMEETDTGDVDGIASVKAAVGLNRPFFSFRVVNNASSSPSLKIRLEHQTLQLVNECTGWSEVGSLFLKADRRKGGAGRLLSQSRYMLIGAQPDLFAETVLAELRGVFTPDGACPFWDHVAHKFFPMEFDQADMMTGSTDKQFILDLAPRHPIYVELLPEAARAVIGKVHPQGVAAMALLESEGFRPNGLIDIFDAGPTVSCPRDHIRTVRDARRLTVEIVDTVEAELPSLVSTDSVQAFRAVRARAAIAGDTVHLTPEVADALKVRTGDVVRVKS, encoded by the coding sequence ATGCTCGTCATCCGCCCCGCCGGTCCCGACGACCTCGACCATCTGCTGGAGCTGGCCATCTTGTCCGGCCCGGGCTTCACCAGCCTGCCCGAGGACCCGGACCAGCTGTCCGAACGCCTGGACCTCAGCCGCGACAGCTTCGCCGGCGCCCTCGACCCCCAGGCCCGCTGGTACACCCTGATGATGGAGGAGACCGACACCGGCGACGTCGACGGCATCGCCTCGGTCAAGGCGGCGGTCGGGCTGAACCGCCCCTTCTTCTCCTTCCGAGTGGTCAACAACGCCTCGTCGTCGCCGTCGCTGAAGATCCGGCTCGAGCATCAGACCCTGCAGCTGGTCAACGAATGCACCGGCTGGTCCGAGGTCGGCTCCCTGTTCCTCAAGGCCGACCGGAGGAAGGGCGGGGCCGGCCGTCTGCTGTCGCAGTCTCGCTACATGCTGATCGGGGCCCAGCCCGACCTGTTCGCCGAGACCGTCCTGGCCGAGCTGCGTGGCGTCTTCACCCCCGACGGGGCCTGCCCCTTCTGGGACCATGTCGCGCACAAATTCTTCCCGATGGAGTTCGACCAGGCCGACATGATGACCGGCTCGACCGACAAACAGTTCATCCTCGACCTCGCCCCCCGCCATCCGATCTATGTCGAACTGCTGCCCGAGGCCGCCCGCGCCGTGATCGGCAAGGTCCACCCCCAGGGCGTCGCCGCCATGGCCCTGCTGGAAAGCGAGGGTTTCCGTCCCAACGGCCTGATCGACATCTTCGACGCCGGCCCCACGGTCAGCTGCCCCCGCGACCATATCCGCACCGTCCGCGACGCGCGCCGTCTGACGGTCGAGATCGTTGATACGGTCGAGGCCGAACTGCCCTCCCTGGTCTCCACCGACAGCGTCCAGGCTTTCCGCGCCGTCCGCGCCAGGGCCGCCATCGCCGGCGACACCGTCCACCTGACCCCCGAGGTCGCGGATGCCCTGAAGGTGCGGACGGGCGATGTCGTCAGGGTGAAGTCTTGA
- a CDS encoding translocation/assembly module TamB domain-containing protein — MTDPTPDTPEVETPAKAEKRRRTRLQAFGFFAGMVVAGLAALALVLAVGGRMYLVSGPGRDLVTSFVAGKKISRYGRINVEGLSGDLFDDFTLARVTVTDVDGVWLEARNVRVDWDYWPLITRRFHATDISAETIRLLRRPTLDPPDGKPPQPSPISVDIDRFSANVELLEGFSKEYGRWGLTGEALIPRRGDKTATVNANSLNRPGDYLRIKGTFGDQIDALRLDLRANEAQGGPLAGSLGYSPDQPFSAVALVNGEIVNARVRTGTFTPLTIQGRYGAAGSRISGYFDFSGSDLLEPFVQRIGRTARFGFASVPSRDDEDVQGLAWRLVSDNLTSSAQGLINIKTQAVEDAGVALTVSTGSLTRLVGTPVGAGATYSGVFKGDARIWGLDGDVRLANADLASYAAGLVSGPLDIAARDGRYELTGDLSVAGGRSEGIVGALLGARPRVQFAAARARDGALLLERLDARGQALTLTGSGGRNLLGGLGFRGRAEITDVGRIRPGARGTFGGPIQASSARAGAPWRLAFDGRAARLVTGMAELDRLLGPTPRLQLAGALNGGRIEVEQGLLTGAAGRASAKGLIEPAGRLRLALDWNAQGPFGVGPVAIDGAMSGNGALTGTLAQPRADLIASFARVAAGPLTLTDSRLVLSFRKGANASDGSVVLTAGSNYGPARASGEFFLGGNRLRLTDVDLNAGGITAQGSLALNNNTPSSADLTFTARPGAFLTSGTADGRVRLTDGAGSESAILDVTGRDLRFAGSPYVIRRIALDGRGTLERLPFTVVGDVGGPTPVSFDGSGVYARRGEAQSVTLSGDGRVREIAFDTRSPAVIALAGDGRVVRVDLNVGGGVLMGEMRQDADAAVIQADLTSVELGSLAPDLRGRVTGRVSLRGAGDDLSGSANVTLAGLRSVDAPRGLSVDGAVNATLVNNTLRIQANAAGTDAVQATADVTLPVEASAAPLRLAVARTRPMSGEVVVQGQIQPIWDVFFGGERTLAGQVDGRATLSGTLNAPLINGRLNLAQGRFRDNGTGLVLNDVTLASRFDDTTALIQTFTATDGGAGRVSGDGRIGLRQGSGSSFELALSNFQIIDNDIAQGRASGPLTVTRAADGNIQLAGQMIIDEARIEANPPGANGVVAMDVVEINRPGGDPVLEDEDAVHRGPQIGLDIALRSQGDNVRVVGRGLNVSLSVNARVRGTVAQPLLGGHARIVRGDYEFAGKRFVFDDRGSIALSTDPAAIRLNLTAVREDPALTATIRVTGTAALPIIELTSTPQLPQDEILSQVLFGRSASQLSPFEAAQLAAGVASLAGGGGFDVIGNLRELAGLDRLSFGGEASALTVAGGRYITDDVYLEIIGGGEEGATVNVEWQVRRNLAISSEFGGQGNATLSIRWRRQSRVPGAAAGDDDRRPNSRARP, encoded by the coding sequence TTGACCGATCCGACCCCCGACACGCCCGAGGTCGAGACCCCGGCCAAGGCCGAGAAGCGCCGTCGCACGCGGCTGCAGGCCTTCGGCTTCTTCGCCGGCATGGTCGTGGCCGGCCTGGCCGCCCTGGCCCTGGTCCTGGCGGTCGGCGGCCGGATGTATCTGGTCTCCGGCCCCGGCCGCGACCTGGTCACCAGCTTCGTCGCCGGCAAGAAGATCAGCCGCTATGGCCGCATCAATGTCGAGGGCTTGTCGGGCGACCTGTTCGACGACTTCACCCTGGCTCGCGTCACCGTCACCGACGTGGACGGGGTTTGGCTGGAGGCGCGCAACGTCCGCGTCGACTGGGACTACTGGCCCCTGATCACCCGCCGCTTCCACGCCACCGACATCAGCGCCGAGACCATCCGCCTGCTGCGCCGCCCGACCCTGGACCCGCCCGACGGCAAGCCGCCGCAGCCCAGCCCGATCAGCGTCGACATCGACCGCTTCTCGGCCAATGTCGAACTTCTGGAAGGCTTCTCCAAGGAATACGGCCGCTGGGGCCTGACCGGCGAGGCCCTGATCCCGCGGCGTGGCGACAAGACGGCGACCGTCAACGCCAACAGCCTGAACCGCCCCGGCGACTATTTGCGCATCAAGGGGACCTTCGGCGACCAGATCGACGCCCTGCGCCTGGATCTGCGCGCCAACGAGGCCCAGGGCGGTCCCCTGGCCGGTTCGCTCGGCTATTCCCCCGACCAGCCCTTCTCGGCCGTCGCCCTGGTCAATGGCGAGATCGTCAACGCCCGCGTCCGCACCGGCACCTTCACCCCCCTGACCATCCAGGGCCGTTACGGCGCGGCCGGCTCGCGCATCTCCGGCTATTTCGACTTCAGCGGCTCGGACCTGCTCGAGCCGTTCGTCCAGCGCATCGGCCGCACCGCCCGCTTCGGCTTCGCCTCCGTGCCCAGCCGCGATGACGAGGACGTTCAGGGGCTGGCCTGGCGGCTGGTCTCGGACAATCTGACCTCCAGCGCCCAGGGCCTGATCAACATCAAGACCCAGGCGGTCGAGGATGCGGGCGTGGCCCTGACCGTCTCGACCGGCTCCTTGACGCGACTGGTTGGCACCCCGGTCGGGGCCGGGGCGACCTATTCCGGTGTCTTTAAAGGCGACGCCAGGATCTGGGGCCTGGACGGCGATGTCCGGCTGGCCAATGCCGACCTGGCCAGCTACGCCGCCGGCCTCGTGTCCGGCCCGCTCGACATCGCCGCCCGCGACGGCCGCTACGAACTGACCGGCGACCTGTCGGTGGCCGGGGGTCGCAGCGAGGGGATCGTCGGGGCCCTGCTAGGGGCCCGGCCGAGGGTCCAGTTCGCCGCCGCCCGCGCCCGGGACGGGGCCCTGTTGCTCGAACGTCTCGACGCGCGGGGTCAGGCCCTGACCCTGACCGGCTCGGGCGGTCGCAACCTGCTGGGCGGCCTGGGCTTCCGCGGCCGGGCCGAGATCACCGACGTCGGCCGCATCCGCCCCGGGGCCCGCGGCACCTTCGGCGGTCCGATCCAGGCCTCGTCCGCCCGCGCCGGCGCGCCCTGGCGTCTGGCCTTCGACGGCCGCGCCGCGCGCCTGGTGACCGGCATGGCCGAGCTGGACCGGCTGCTGGGCCCCACGCCGCGCCTGCAGCTGGCCGGCGCGCTGAACGGCGGCCGGATCGAGGTCGAACAGGGTCTGCTGACCGGAGCCGCCGGGCGCGCGAGCGCCAAGGGCCTGATCGAGCCCGCGGGCCGGCTTCGGCTGGCCCTCGACTGGAACGCCCAGGGGCCGTTCGGCGTCGGCCCGGTGGCCATCGACGGGGCCATGAGCGGCAACGGGGCCCTGACCGGCACCCTGGCCCAGCCGCGCGCCGACCTGATCGCCAGCTTCGCCCGCGTCGCGGCCGGGCCCCTGACCCTGACCGACAGCCGTCTGGTCCTCAGCTTCCGCAAGGGCGCCAATGCCTCGGACGGCTCGGTCGTCCTGACCGCCGGCTCCAACTACGGCCCGGCCCGGGCGTCGGGCGAGTTCTTCCTCGGCGGCAACCGCCTGCGCCTGACCGACGTCGACCTGAACGCCGGCGGAATCACGGCCCAGGGGTCGCTGGCCCTGAACAACAACACGCCCTCGAGCGCCGACCTGACCTTCACGGCCCGCCCGGGGGCCTTCCTGACCTCCGGCACGGCCGACGGCCGCGTTCGCCTGACCGACGGGGCCGGCAGCGAGAGCGCCATCCTGGACGTCACCGGCAGAGACCTGCGCTTCGCCGGATCGCCGTACGTCATCCGTCGGATCGCGCTGGACGGACGCGGCACGCTGGAGCGCCTGCCCTTCACCGTCGTCGGCGACGTCGGCGGCCCGACGCCGGTCTCGTTCGACGGCAGCGGCGTCTACGCCCGCCGTGGCGAGGCTCAGAGCGTGACCCTGTCGGGCGACGGCCGCGTCCGCGAGATCGCCTTCGACACCCGCAGCCCGGCCGTGATCGCACTGGCCGGCGACGGCCGCGTGGTTCGCGTCGATCTGAACGTCGGCGGCGGGGTGCTGATGGGCGAGATGCGCCAGGACGCCGACGCCGCCGTGATCCAGGCCGATCTGACCAGCGTCGAGCTCGGCTCCCTCGCGCCCGACCTGCGCGGACGGGTGACGGGTCGCGTCTCGCTGCGGGGCGCGGGCGACGATCTGTCCGGTTCGGCGAATGTCACCCTGGCCGGTCTGCGCAGCGTCGACGCCCCGCGCGGCCTCTCGGTCGACGGTGCGGTCAATGCGACGCTCGTCAACAACACCCTGCGGATCCAGGCCAATGCCGCCGGCACCGACGCGGTCCAGGCCACGGCCGACGTCACCCTGCCGGTCGAGGCCTCGGCCGCCCCCTTGCGCCTGGCCGTCGCCCGCACCCGGCCGATGTCGGGCGAGGTCGTCGTCCAGGGCCAGATCCAGCCGATCTGGGACGTCTTCTTCGGCGGCGAACGGACCCTGGCCGGTCAGGTCGACGGTCGCGCCACCCTCAGCGGCACGCTGAACGCCCCCCTGATCAACGGGCGGCTGAACCTGGCCCAGGGACGATTCCGCGACAACGGCACGGGTCTGGTACTGAACGACGTCACCCTGGCCAGCCGGTTCGATGACACCACGGCCCTGATCCAGACCTTCACCGCCACCGACGGCGGGGCCGGGCGGGTGTCGGGCGACGGCCGCATCGGCCTGCGCCAGGGCTCGGGCTCCAGCTTCGAACTGGCCCTGAGCAATTTCCAGATCATCGACAACGACATCGCCCAGGGACGGGCCTCGGGGCCCCTGACCGTCACCCGCGCCGCCGACGGCAATATCCAGCTGGCCGGCCAGATGATCATCGACGAGGCCCGGATCGAGGCCAATCCCCCCGGTGCCAACGGCGTCGTCGCCATGGATGTGGTCGAGATCAATCGCCCCGGCGGCGATCCCGTGCTCGAAGACGAGGACGCGGTCCATCGCGGGCCGCAGATCGGTCTCGACATCGCCCTACGCTCCCAGGGCGACAACGTCCGCGTCGTCGGGCGCGGCCTTAACGTCTCGCTCAGCGTCAATGCCCGGGTGCGCGGCACGGTGGCCCAGCCGCTGCTCGGCGGCCACGCCCGCATCGTGCGCGGCGACTATGAGTTCGCGGGCAAGCGGTTCGTGTTCGACGACCGGGGCTCCATCGCCCTGTCCACCGACCCCGCGGCGATCCGGCTGAACCTGACGGCGGTGCGCGAGGACCCGGCCCTGACCGCCACCATCCGGGTCACCGGCACCGCCGCCCTGCCGATCATCGAACTGACCTCCACGCCCCAGCTGCCCCAGGACGAGATCCTGTCCCAGGTGCTGTTCGGGCGCTCCGCCTCCCAGCTGTCGCCGTTCGAGGCGGCCCAGCTGGCGGCGGGCGTCGCCTCCCTGGCCGGCGGCGGCGGCTTCGACGTCATCGGCAACCTGCGCGAGCTGGCCGGCCTCGACCGGCTGTCGTTCGGCGGCGAGGCCTCGGCCCTGACCGTCGCGGGGGGCCGCTACATCACCGACGATGTCTATCTGGAGATCATCGGTGGCGGCGAAGAGGGCGCGACCGTCAACGTCGAGTGGCAGGTGCGCCGCAACCTGGCGATCAGCTCGGAGTTCGGCGGACAGGGCAACGCCACCCTGTCGATCCGCTGGCGCCGACAGTCCCGGGTCCCGGGCGCGGCCGCCGGCGACGACGACCGCCGCCCCAACAGCCGCGCCCGGCCCTGA
- a CDS encoding CaiB/BaiF CoA-transferase family protein — MKPLSGVRVLEFDGLGPVTFAGMMLADLGAEVVRLTRSDGAGAFGDVGGAVLHRGRAAVPVDLKADSDRGPVLDLIAGADALIEGFRPGVMERLGLGPEVCAARNPRLVYGRVTGWGQTGPLAPTVGHDLNYIALSGALLAMGEPDRPPRPPLNLVGDYGGGAMLLVVGVLAGVIEARGTGRGRVVDAAMTDGTALLSSLFFALAAGGLWSAERGANLLDGGAPFYRCYACADGGFVAVGALEPRFYAALLAGLAIGADEAPQFPASEWPALHARFEALFATRTRDAWAAHFAGTEACVTPVLSFAEAAAHPHNTARRTIAGQPPQPSPAPRFDGAVVAPEAAPTASLAEMLGRWGHR, encoded by the coding sequence ATGAAACCCCTTTCCGGCGTGCGTGTCCTCGAATTCGACGGTCTGGGGCCCGTCACTTTCGCGGGCATGATGCTGGCCGATCTGGGGGCCGAGGTCGTGCGGCTGACGCGGTCCGACGGCGCGGGCGCGTTCGGCGACGTCGGCGGCGCGGTGCTGCACCGAGGCCGGGCCGCCGTGCCGGTGGACCTGAAGGCCGACAGCGATCGCGGCCCTGTGCTGGACCTGATCGCCGGGGCCGACGCCCTGATCGAGGGGTTTCGCCCGGGGGTGATGGAACGGCTGGGCCTGGGGCCCGAGGTCTGCGCCGCGCGCAACCCGCGGCTGGTCTACGGCCGGGTCACCGGCTGGGGCCAGACCGGGCCGCTGGCGCCGACGGTCGGGCACGACCTGAACTACATCGCCCTGAGCGGCGCACTGCTGGCGATGGGGGAGCCGGACCGGCCGCCGCGCCCGCCGCTGAACCTGGTCGGCGACTATGGCGGCGGGGCCATGCTGCTGGTGGTCGGCGTGCTGGCGGGGGTGATCGAGGCGCGGGGCACCGGCCGGGGCCGGGTGGTGGACGCCGCCATGACCGACGGCACGGCCCTGCTCTCCAGCCTGTTCTTCGCCCTGGCGGCCGGCGGATTGTGGTCGGCGGAGCGGGGCGCGAACCTGCTGGACGGCGGGGCCCCCTTCTATCGCTGCTACGCCTGCGCGGACGGCGGCTTCGTCGCCGTGGGGGCGCTGGAACCGCGTTTCTATGCCGCCCTGCTGGCCGGGCTGGCGATCGGGGCGGACGAGGCGCCCCAGTTTCCGGCCAGCGAATGGCCGGCCCTGCACGCCCGGTTCGAGGCCCTGTTCGCGACCCGCACCCGCGACGCCTGGGCCGCGCATTTCGCCGGCACCGAGGCCTGCGTCACCCCGGTGCTCAGCTTCGCCGAGGCGGCGGCGCACCCGCACAACACCGCCCGGCGGACGATCGCGGGCCAGCCGCCCCAGCCCTCGCCCGCCCCGCGATTCGACGGTGCCGTCGTCGCGCCGGAGGCCGCCCCCACCGCCTCCCTGGCGGAGATGCTGGGCCGCTGGGGCCACCGCTAG
- a CDS encoding autotransporter assembly complex family protein — MRSLRFSPVPLSLAAIAVGGLWLAGATVAHADPRAEVRGDLPADLRTRLVQAIGETDAPPTNRFDARRRARTAMEAAEALLRSEGYYQPMLEDLVEGEETPVAIVDVRPGPRFVLAPATIQWVAPQPEAGVIRTAEAELDLTPGDPGRAAEVIAAEGRIIASLSREGYPDAVTQPRRVVVDHAALTVQPTFNINSGSLVRLDGVRVETRGPTNPAWVADLAPWQEGARYDPELVAELELRLLETGVYDGIAVALTGPDQATPDGNRPIVVTLTDRPRRILEAGASFSTAEGSGIEGLWTWYNRFGRADTLRFQARIATIDSRIGADLSLPHWRTPGQTLALSAAVVNEDTDAYIRTAGVLSADLRQRLGKTSWYSYGVGLDAGRYSENRFDPVTQAPVALDRDLAILTGRASAYIDRSNDPLNPTQGYRLTVNIQPTAVTGEDNILFLRTEAQVTGYTPLDSLAKTVVAGRLRLGSIVGGGEISVPSDRLFYSGGGGSVRGYQYQGVGPRLPDNTPRGGISLFEVSAEVRRDLGNNFGAVAFVDAGAIGFDEAPDFSNLRYSVGIGARYNLSFGPIRADIAIPLDKREGDASFQVYVSIGQAF, encoded by the coding sequence TTGAGGTCTCTGCGCTTCTCCCCCGTCCCGCTGAGCCTGGCCGCGATCGCGGTCGGCGGCCTGTGGCTGGCCGGCGCGACCGTGGCCCATGCCGACCCACGCGCCGAGGTGCGCGGTGATCTGCCGGCCGATCTGCGCACCCGCCTGGTCCAGGCCATCGGCGAGACCGACGCGCCCCCGACCAACCGGTTCGACGCGCGTCGTCGGGCCCGGACGGCGATGGAGGCGGCCGAGGCCCTGCTGCGCTCCGAGGGCTATTACCAGCCGATGCTCGAGGATCTGGTCGAGGGCGAGGAGACGCCGGTCGCCATCGTCGACGTCCGGCCCGGCCCCCGCTTCGTCCTGGCGCCGGCGACGATCCAGTGGGTCGCCCCCCAACCCGAGGCCGGGGTCATCCGCACGGCCGAGGCGGAGCTGGACCTGACACCGGGCGATCCGGGCCGCGCCGCCGAAGTGATCGCCGCCGAGGGTCGCATCATCGCCAGCCTCAGCCGCGAGGGCTATCCCGATGCGGTGACCCAGCCCCGCCGCGTCGTCGTCGATCACGCCGCCCTGACGGTACAGCCCACCTTCAACATCAACTCCGGGTCCCTGGTCCGGCTGGACGGGGTGCGGGTCGAGACGCGCGGCCCGACCAATCCCGCCTGGGTCGCCGACCTCGCCCCCTGGCAGGAAGGCGCGCGCTACGATCCGGAGCTGGTCGCCGAGCTGGAGCTGCGGCTGCTGGAGACCGGCGTCTATGACGGGATCGCCGTGGCCCTGACCGGGCCCGACCAGGCGACCCCCGACGGCAACCGCCCGATCGTCGTGACCCTGACCGACCGGCCGCGCCGCATCCTCGAGGCTGGTGCCTCCTTCTCGACCGCCGAGGGCTCGGGCATCGAGGGGCTGTGGACCTGGTACAACCGCTTCGGCCGCGCCGACACCCTGCGGTTCCAGGCGCGGATCGCCACGATCGACAGCCGCATCGGGGCCGACCTGTCCCTGCCGCACTGGCGCACCCCGGGCCAGACCCTGGCCCTGTCCGCCGCCGTCGTGAACGAGGACACCGACGCCTATATCCGCACCGCGGGCGTCCTGTCCGCCGACCTGCGCCAGCGGCTGGGCAAGACCTCCTGGTACAGCTACGGCGTCGGCCTGGACGCGGGTCGCTACAGCGAGAACCGGTTCGACCCCGTCACCCAGGCCCCGGTCGCGCTCGACCGCGACCTGGCCATCCTGACCGGCCGGGCCAGCGCCTATATCGACCGGTCGAACGACCCGCTGAATCCGACCCAGGGCTATCGCCTGACCGTCAACATCCAGCCGACCGCCGTGACCGGCGAGGACAACATCCTGTTCCTGCGCACCGAGGCCCAGGTGACCGGCTACACGCCGCTCGACTCGCTGGCCAAGACGGTGGTCGCCGGGCGGCTGCGGCTGGGTTCGATCGTCGGCGGCGGCGAGATCAGCGTCCCGTCGGACCGCCTGTTCTACTCCGGCGGCGGCGGCTCCGTGCGCGGCTACCAGTATCAGGGCGTCGGGCCGCGCCTGCCCGACAACACGCCGCGCGGCGGCATCTCCCTGTTCGAGGTCTCGGCCGAGGTGCGGCGCGACCTGGGCAACAATTTCGGGGCCGTGGCCTTCGTCGACGCCGGGGCCATCGGCTTCGACGAGGCTCCTGACTTCTCCAACCTGCGCTATTCCGTCGGCATCGGGGCGCGCTATAATCTGTCGTTCGGGCCGATCCGGGCCGACATCGCCATCCCGCTGGACAAGCGCGAGGGTGACGCCAGCTTCCAGGTCTATGTCAGCATCGGCCAGGCCTTTTGA
- a CDS encoding hydrolase, whose amino-acid sequence MRILQQDQAALDLVGRGAAVLIDRAITWSNINSGSDHAEGLDTVLTRLEAEAGRLPAEVTRVPTQGFSTVADDGTVRPQARADALKVTARPEAPIQVVLTGHYDTVYPADSPFQSVRTRADGALNGPGIADMKGGISVMLGALAAFETHPERHGVGWTVLLSPDEEIGSPASAPLLAELGGRGHVGMTYEPALADGTLAGARKGSGNFHLIVTGRAAHAGRAFDQGRNAVAGAAMIAAALHGLNGQREGVTVNVARISGGGALNVVADRAVVRFNVRVPDAQASAWITEAVADLAATPPFEGLTLALHGGMTRAPKPMDASQTALFEAVRETGALLGQAIAWSPSGGVCEGNNLHAAGLPNIDTLGVRGGLIHSQDEFAWPESFVERAQLSCLMLCKIASGEIDAFALKRLRQETM is encoded by the coding sequence ATGCGGATTCTTCAACAGGATCAGGCCGCCCTCGACCTGGTCGGGCGGGGGGCGGCGGTCCTGATCGATCGCGCCATCACCTGGTCGAACATCAACTCCGGCAGCGACCATGCCGAGGGCCTCGACACGGTCCTGACCCGGCTGGAGGCTGAGGCGGGCCGCCTGCCGGCCGAAGTCACCCGGGTGCCGACCCAGGGCTTTTCCACCGTCGCCGACGACGGCACCGTCCGCCCCCAGGCCCGCGCCGACGCCCTGAAGGTCACCGCCCGGCCCGAGGCCCCGATCCAGGTCGTCCTGACCGGCCACTACGACACCGTCTATCCCGCCGACAGCCCGTTCCAGAGCGTCCGGACCCGGGCCGACGGGGCCCTGAACGGACCCGGCATCGCCGACATGAAGGGCGGCATCTCGGTCATGCTGGGCGCCCTGGCGGCGTTCGAGACCCACCCCGAGCGCCACGGCGTCGGCTGGACCGTCCTGCTGTCCCCGGACGAGGAGATCGGCTCGCCCGCCTCCGCCCCCCTGCTGGCCGAACTGGGCGGGCGCGGCCATGTCGGCATGACCTATGAGCCCGCCCTGGCTGACGGCACCCTGGCCGGGGCGCGCAAGGGCAGCGGAAACTTCCACCTGATCGTCACCGGCCGCGCCGCCCACGCCGGCCGCGCCTTCGACCAGGGCCGCAACGCCGTCGCCGGGGCCGCCATGATCGCCGCTGCCCTGCACGGCCTGAACGGCCAGCGCGAGGGCGTCACCGTCAACGTCGCCCGGATCAGCGGCGGCGGGGCACTGAACGTCGTCGCCGACAGGGCCGTGGTCCGATTCAACGTCCGCGTCCCCGATGCCCAAGCCTCCGCCTGGATCACCGAGGCCGTCGCCGACCTCGCCGCCACGCCGCCGTTCGAGGGCCTGACCCTGGCCCTGCACGGCGGCATGACCCGCGCGCCCAAGCCGATGGACGCCTCCCAGACCGCCCTGTTCGAGGCCGTGCGCGAAACCGGCGCCCTGCTGGGCCAGGCCATCGCCTGGTCGCCGTCCGGCGGGGTCTGCGAGGGCAACAACCTGCACGCCGCCGGCCTGCCCAACATCGACACCTTGGGCGTGCGCGGCGGCCTGATCCACTCCCAGGACGAGTTCGCCTGGCCCGAAAGCTTCGTCGAGCGCGCCCAGCTGTCCTGCCTGATGCTGTGCAAGATCGCCTCGGGCGAGATCGATGCGTTCGCGCTCAAGCGGCTGCGTCAGGAGACGATGTAA